Part of the Puniceicoccaceae bacterium genome is shown below.
CTGTTATCGTGAGTGAACGCCCCATGAAGTGGTGACATAGCTCACTGAATCCAGCGATTCCAAGGACACCCAATGCTGCCGTAAGAAGGCAACGGCCCAAGCGGTTCCGCTTGCGTGCGACGGGAGGATTGCTGTTACCTGCAACCGATTCAGGTGATTGTGCGGGCGCTTTTGCATTCGGTGCGGCAGAGATGGGCGGTTCGAGTTCACGGGGATCTGGTTCTGCATCCACCCGGCGCAGCACCGCTTTGCCTTCAAACTGAAAGATCAGTTTTTCAATCAGGGATTCCACCCGGAGGTTGGCTCCTGCAAAATCAGAGTGCAGTCCCCAGAGAATGATCAGGCGCAAGTCGAACTCTGTTTCAACCACCCAGTACAATTCCGGATGGGATTCCGGGTCGGGCAGGGTGAATTCGCGACAGGCCATCTCTTCATTGAAGTGCAAGCCCCCTTCCTGCACGCGGAGCACATAGGCGTCAATCGCCTGTTGCAGGGATTCGAGCAACACCGTCGGGATCAGAGTTTCTTCCAGACAGGCAGCCCGAACTGCGGTGATTGGCGGATCCATGGTCGTGAGGTCATAAAACAAAAATCCTTCGTCGTCGGTTCGAATGCCCGGGAAAAAAGATTGAAAACACGAGCGTATCCACCGCCCCTCCCGAAAATAGGAGCGCGTTTCAGAGAGGTATCGCTTGATCCGCAAGGAATCCGGATCCCGTATCCAGCATTTGTCTGTATCGAAGCGAATGGACATCTCTCAGGTCGATGCGCACACCATAGAAGGCTATGCCACGGAATCCAAGTTTTAGTTGAGTTTTTCGCACGATGGGCTGGGACGAAAATCAGGGTATGCCAAATACTCAGGCGGCATTATGAACTTGACCGGTTCAGGCTTTGCAAATGGCTTGGATGCATGTCACTCAAAGTGCTTCTGAATGGTGCCAGGGGAAGAATGGGCGAGGCCATCCTGCGGGCCGCCGACCCGGCGATTTTTGATGTTTGTGATCGACTGGATGTGGATGATGAGATGGAGCCGGCAGTTGAACGCTGTGACGTGATTGTCGATTTCAGCCACCACGAAGCCACTTTGCATCTGGTGGAACTCGCAGCTGCTGCCGGAAAACCCATTGTCATTGGAACCACGGGTCATACTGCAGAGGCGCGTCGGCAAATTCTGTCGCATCAGGATCGCATCGCCATCGTCTGGTCGGGGAACTACTCGATTGGCATGAATCTGCTCTTCTACCTCACCAATCGGGCAGCAGCCACCCTTTCGGAACTGTACGAACCTGAGATCACCGAAGCCCATCATCATTTCAAGAAGGATGCGCCAAGCGGGACAGCTGTGGATCTTGCACGCCGGATATGTGAAGGCAGGCAGTGGGATTACGATGCGGTGGTCGTTCATGGGCGTTCGGGAATTACCGGGGAGCGGCCCGCGCGGCAAATTGGAATGCATGCCGTGCGCGGAGGAGATGTGGTGGGTCAGCATACGGTCAGTTTTTTTGGAGACGGTGAGCGTGTGGAGCTGAAGCACCTCGCTACGGATCGCAAGATTTTCGCACAGGGCGCATTGGCTGCAGCCAAGTGGGTGGTTGGAAAGCCAGCCGGATTTTACGAAATGCAGGATGTGCTCGAGCTCCGCTCGTAAAACCCTTGTGAGTTACTCAACCCAACGATTTCACGAGACATGATCGCATTCCTTGAGGGCATACTGGTGGAGGCACAACCGCTGCGCGTGGTGCTCGACGTGAACGGCGTGGGTTACGAGATCCACGTGCCGTTGTCGACCTCCACACAGACGGGGTCTCCAGGAGGAAAAATCCGCCTGCATACCCAACTGGTCGTTCGTGAGGACAGTCATCAGCTCTTTGGATTTGCTTCGCTCCAGGAGAAAGCTGCCTTCATCGCCCTGACCGAAAAAGTGTCGGGCATTGGACCCAAAATTGCACTGAATATCCTCAGTCGTCTCACTGTGGAGTCCTTGCGCAGTGCAGTCGCTTCCGGAAACGTGGCACTGTTGACTCAGTGTCCGGGCATCGGGAAAAAGACCGCAGAACGCCTGGTGCTCGAATTGAAGGATGTGTTTGCGAAACAACCCGTGTTGCAGGGGGCCACTACGGTGGGATCGGTATCCGGAGCGGCTGGGATGGGGACCTCGGAGCGTTCGATCCTGGACGATGCGGTTGCTGCGCTGATTACGCTCGGATTCAAGCAGTCAGATGCCGAGCGCCGCGTGGAGAAATGCATGGCATCCTTTGAGCAGGCACCCACCGTGGAAGTCCTGATTAAAAAGGCCCTGAACGGATAAACAGAAGCGGTGCCGCAGAGCAGCATCAAGACGCAGGAGCGCTTGCAGCGTCGGAGTTCTTTTCTTTCGCATCGGGGTCTATTTGAATACGCTCCGGTGCGGAGGGCGTTGATGGATTGAGCAGTGAGGATGGTTCTGGAAACCGGGCCTCAAGTCCCTCGAGAATGGCTTGTTCCAGTCCAGTCACGGGAACCTGCATGGGAGTTAACGGATCTGTCTCCCATTGAAAGGAGTTTGGGGATTGAGTGAATCCTGAATCTGTTTGCGATGGCATGGTCTCTGTTTGCGGCGTCAGCAACATTGGCATGCCGAAATCTGAGGATTCGGATAAGGAAGCAGGTTGATTTGGCGGCGATGGAGTTTGAGTTACAGGCACGTTGTTCCGGTTTTGCAGTGTCCACGTCAGAATCAAGATGATGCCGATAATGGCCAGAAAAAGCAGCAGTGCCGGATGATGCCAAAGGAAGTCGCGCAGCAGGCGAATACTGCGAAAACGCCGCCGGTGCTTACGGCGTACTCTCTTGAAAACCCGATGCTGTTCGATCACATCCCGCTCAATTTCCTGGTGCGGAGGAGCTGTTGAAGCAGTAGTGCTTTGCGCTGTGGGACTGGACTGCAAATGCGAAGGTTTTGGCTGTTTGTTTGACGCGTTTGCATCCGTTGAGTCGGAGCGTGCCAGACGTGCCCGAGCTGCAGCATGCTGAGAAAAGACAGGATAGGATTCACCGGTGGATTCGTGGAAGGTGCTGCGATAGCCGCGAACGGTGGCAATCGCATCGCAAAAACGGTCGTATTCACTGCGGGACAGGGACTTGCGTTTGTATTTTCCCAGCAGAACGTAAAATTCATAGGCCTTCATCAGACAAGGGGTGCATGCTGCGGCTACAGTTTATTCCCCTAGTCAGTTCGATTTGTATCGTGAATCAAGCCCATTCTAATGCAAAACGCATTGCACTTTGTGTTCGATTCTGGAAGAATAATCCATTGACAGGTTCGAAAATTTTGGCATCGTTTTCCCTTTTTCCGGGTTGGTAGCTCAATGGTAGAGCAGTGGCCTTTTAAGCCATTGGTTCCGGGTTCGAATCCCGGCCGGCCTACCACTTTTGAACTCCCCAAGCGCGCTTGGGGAGTTTTTTTATAAGCGAAGTCGTGCTTCTCACTCGAGCACAAAGGTCAACGGACCTGACTCGGCCTCAATTCGAGCGGAGAGGGTTTGCTGATCCTGCAAACCTCGAAGGGTGACATGACTCGATTGCTCACCCTTTACCTTAACCCAAGGCGTTTCGGATGAGGCGATGCTGGCACCTTCGATGTGCACGTGATTTACCCGGTCCAGCACGATGGGAGTATCGTGGAGGGTTTCGAGAGTGAGATTCTTGATGGAGAGATGTTGACCGTCTGTGATACGGATACCCTCGTTCGCGCGAATGTGCAGATTTTCAAGGTGAATGTTTTCGATAGCCAGTTCAGGTAAGCCAATGATTTCAATCGCGCGCGCGGCACCATCGCATTCAATATTTTTGATATAAAAATTGCGAAATGCAGCTGGAATATCGGTTGCAGGCTGCACGGTACTGGAGCCGTAGAACATGTTCAGGCGAATGGCCTGCCCGCCCATGTCCTTCATCTTGATGTCCTCGATCCAGATGTTCTCCACCACACCTCCACGACCTCGCATCGATTTGACCCGAAAGCCACG
Proteins encoded:
- the dapB gene encoding 4-hydroxy-tetrahydrodipicolinate reductase, with protein sequence MSLKVLLNGARGRMGEAILRAADPAIFDVCDRLDVDDEMEPAVERCDVIVDFSHHEATLHLVELAAAAGKPIVIGTTGHTAEARRQILSHQDRIAIVWSGNYSIGMNLLFYLTNRAAATLSELYEPEITEAHHHFKKDAPSGTAVDLARRICEGRQWDYDAVVVHGRSGITGERPARQIGMHAVRGGDVVGQHTVSFFGDGERVELKHLATDRKIFAQGALAAAKWVVGKPAGFYEMQDVLELRS
- the ruvA gene encoding Holliday junction branch migration protein RuvA, with the protein product MIAFLEGILVEAQPLRVVLDVNGVGYEIHVPLSTSTQTGSPGGKIRLHTQLVVREDSHQLFGFASLQEKAAFIALTEKVSGIGPKIALNILSRLTVESLRSAVASGNVALLTQCPGIGKKTAERLVLELKDVFAKQPVLQGATTVGSVSGAAGMGTSERSILDDAVAALITLGFKQSDAERRVEKCMASFEQAPTVEVLIKKALNG